A single window of Rubripirellula lacrimiformis DNA harbors:
- a CDS encoding TM2 domain-containing protein: MNSPSFATDTGHVPAGRSSTDIAPTHPVVVGYLFWILGIFGAHRFYFGKPLTGALWFFTGGVFLIGWIVDLFLIPSMAEEANQRYRPGGYDYTVVWCLHFFLGLFGVHQFYMGKVFIGVLYLLTGGLLGIGWVYDLLTLNDQVEELNRRIG, translated from the coding sequence ATGAATTCTCCATCGTTTGCGACCGACACCGGTCACGTCCCCGCTGGCCGCTCGAGTACCGATATCGCGCCAACTCATCCCGTCGTGGTCGGATACCTGTTTTGGATTCTGGGGATCTTCGGTGCGCACCGTTTCTATTTTGGGAAACCGTTGACCGGAGCGTTGTGGTTCTTCACCGGTGGCGTGTTTTTGATCGGGTGGATCGTCGACTTGTTCCTGATCCCATCGATGGCCGAAGAAGCCAATCAACGCTATCGGCCGGGTGGGTACGACTACACCGTCGTCTGGTGCCTGCACTTTTTCCTAGGACTATTCGGTGTCCACCAGTTCTATATGGGAAAGGTGTTCATCGGAGTTCTGTATCTGTTGACCGGCGGGCTGTTGGGCATCGGATGGGTGTACGACTTGTTGACGCTGAATGATCAGGTCGAAGAACTCAACCGCCGCATCGGCTGA